One part of the Pseudopipra pipra isolate bDixPip1 chromosome 3, bDixPip1.hap1, whole genome shotgun sequence genome encodes these proteins:
- the C3H6orf118 gene encoding LOW QUALITY PROTEIN: uncharacterized protein C6orf118 homolog (The sequence of the model RefSeq protein was modified relative to this genomic sequence to represent the inferred CDS: inserted 3 bases in 2 codons; deleted 1 base in 1 codon; substituted 3 bases at 3 genomic stop codons), protein MLQHLNIFHVVRGPKLNTGLEVQPHQYQVQGDHCPGPGGHAILGTGQEAIGLTDRLYTCWLMFNQLSTGKVCATPIYFTIERNCQARSLAHLSGNVETVNRTNVKLYTSGHLNHSKLYKPSEKIKQGXWYSAREQTSFIMERSQFTAENERARKMKRFSGNFCSXLPTKAESSCPSSRHPQSTVTGVSAXADFSIPLELLKWKALKKKVEDGTDRLHRVIKVSQDELDVSETVMLKKQTXNSXQCAVDLVKEEYQFIPSYLASVAKMEQFDKFLDFQKEFIANREQLQNDLTGRKVSEQHESKLAKEHQITCACDPLHFKQLQVVEEAFEDICNRSLIFCGILKEMKKINIPTL, encoded by the exons atgctccagcacctcaatatctttcatgtagtgaggggcccaaaactcaacacaggacttgaggtgcagcctcaccagtacCAAGTACAGGgagatcactgccctggtcctggtGGCCATGCTATTCTTGGTACAGGTCAGGAGGCTATTGGCCTTACTGACCGCCTGTACActtgctggctcatgttcaaccaGCTATCAACCGGAAAAG tgtgTGCTACACCAATATATTTCACCATAGAAAGAAACTGTCAAGCGAGGAGTCTGGCTCATCTCTCAGGTAATGTGGAAACAGTCAACAGAACAAATGTTAAACTTTACACCTCTGGACACTTAAATCATAGCAAGCTTTATAAGccttcagagaaaataaaacagggaTGATGGTACTCTGCCAGGGAACAAACTAGTTTCATAATGGAAAGAAGTCAATTCACAGCTGAAAATGAGAGAGcaagaaagatgaaaagatTTTCAGGTAACTTTTGTT AGCTTCCAACAAAGGCTGAATCTTCTTGCCCTAGCAGCAGACATCCACAGTCAACTGTGACTGGTGTTAGTGCCTAAGCAGATTTTTCTATTCCACTGGAATTGCTAAAGTGGAAAGCACTTAAAAAGAAAGTAGAGGATGGAACTGACAGACTCCAT AGAGTCATCAAAGTGAGTCAAGATGAGTTAGATGTGTCAGAGACTGTGATGctgaaaaaacaaac gaacaGCTGACAGTGTGCTGTAGATCTTGTCAAGGAGGAATACCAGTTCATACCTTCATACTTGGCCAGTGTAGCTAAAATGGAACAGTTTGACAAGTTCCTAGATTTCCAGAAGGAGTTCATAGCAAACCGTGAACAGTTACAGAATGATTTAACAGGGAGAAAAGTATCAGAGCAGCATGAAAGTAAGCTGgctaag GAACACCAGATAACATGTGCTTGTGATCCCCTCCATTTCAAGCAACTACAGGTTGTTGAGGAAGCATTTGAAGATATATGCAACAGGTCTCTGATATTTTGTGGTATTCtgaaggaaatgaagaaaataaatattcctaCACTTTAG